The genomic region ATGGATGATTGTGGCAGACGAACCGACAGCAGAAACCAGAACTGCACTCCTTGTACTCGGGTGCCCGCAGGTGCCGGTGCAGACGAGCATTGCGATTTACCTCATCAACCGGCTGAAGAAGGCCGGGATAACCCCGGTCGTTGCCGGCAACAAGGCGGCAAACACCCTGCTCGTGGTCTCGGATCCTGATCGCCACTACCTTGGCGAAGTGATGGACCTTGACCGGGCGGTTGCCCTGATCTCCGACAAGAAGCGGGACTTCGATCTCTGCTTTGTCTTCATTCACAACGATGCCGGGGTCACGTATGCTGCGACCATGGGTGCGATCTCGAAGGCAAGGCTGTACGGGCTTGTTTACGGGGAACACTACGATGAGCAGGCAAAGAAGATCGATTTTCCCTGCACGGTCATTGCGGCAAAAGCCGTCCACAATCCCCTTCCCCTGAAAAAAGCAATTGACGAGGTGGCACCATGGGCTGCGTAGAATCGATGAATTACGAGATTGTCCTGCGGGATGCGACGTTCAAGGAGTCCCGCGATTATATCAAGTCGAATTTCAAGGAGAGCATCGATGTCCAGCCCGGCTTCAAGGTCTTCGATGTCCACGTGATCGGCCTCCCTCCCATAGCCATAGGCCTTGACGGGGATTTTGTCATCTTCCCGTATACCAAGCCCTGTCATGGCACGTTCCTTCTTCGCGTGGAAGACACGGAAGAAGCAGCCCGGCTCCGGAAGCAGAAGAAGTGAGCATGGTATACCAGGAATTGTATGCCGGCATACCTGCCCGGTTTTAAATCACCGTGCAGTATATCAGGCATGAAATAGAAAATACCCGGCAGGGTGTGTATTACGGGCAAAGGAAAGATTCTCCTCATGGATGATGAGCAGATAATCCTTGATGTCACACATGAGGTGCTCAAGTTCCTGGGGTACGACGTGATGTTTGCGCAGGACGGGGACAAGGCCTATGACCTGTATGTCCGGGAAAAGAATGCCGGCTCCCCTTTCGATATCGTCATTCTCGATCTCTCGGTACCTGAGGGAATTGGCGGAAAAGAGGCGATTGCGAAACTCCAGAAATTTGATCCCTCAATAAAAGCCATAGTCTCTAGCGGCTATTCAAACGATCCCGTTGTGCAGGATTTTACCAAGTACGGGTTTTCAGGAAAGCTGTCAAAACCCTATAAGATCAATGATATGAAAGTCATTCTCGAGCAGATGATGACCCGGCAGACCTGATCCGATCAGGCTTGTCCTTCAGACGTCATACCCGCTTTTTTATAGATCTTCGCGATCGCCTCAACAGCCGCCCTGCGGACATACTCGTCCTTGTCCCCTTTCAGTTCCTTTAAGGATTCAAATGCCCGCATGTCGCCGATGTTCCC from uncultured Methanoregula sp. harbors:
- a CDS encoding DUF1894 domain-containing protein, translated to MGCVESMNYEIVLRDATFKESRDYIKSNFKESIDVQPGFKVFDVHVIGLPPIAIGLDGDFVIFPYTKPCHGTFLLRVEDTEEAARLRKQKK
- a CDS encoding DUF1890 domain-containing protein yields the protein MAEYTNYHAAGWMIVADEPTAETRTALLVLGCPQVPVQTSIAIYLINRLKKAGITPVVAGNKAANTLLVVSDPDRHYLGEVMDLDRAVALISDKKRDFDLCFVFIHNDAGVTYAATMGAISKARLYGLVYGEHYDEQAKKIDFPCTVIAAKAVHNPLPLKKAIDEVAPWAA
- a CDS encoding response regulator, coding for MDDEQIILDVTHEVLKFLGYDVMFAQDGDKAYDLYVREKNAGSPFDIVILDLSVPEGIGGKEAIAKLQKFDPSIKAIVSSGYSNDPVVQDFTKYGFSGKLSKPYKINDMKVILEQMMTRQT